The DNA sequence GTTTACTCTCGAGTGCAAGGGAACGTAGGATTTGGAATTCTTTTTTCCAAGATTTTACTTCATCAAAAAAAGAGTTTGGATTTTTGGTGTTACTTTTTTTTGGCTTTGGTTCCATATCATTTAACCTATGTTATAATTTAATCCATTCACTGTTTTGTGATTGTTTGCAATCGGTTGTGGGCCATATTGATCCCTTGGGCAAATGGCATCTTCAGTAGTTTGTCTCTTTGTTCCACAGATTGAAATACAATTTGCATTGTGAGTTTGGATTTGTTTTCGGAAATGGATTCGATGGTAAAAAATTCGAGTTGGATGGGGAATCCTGTATTTTCCATTTCAAATGTGCGGACAAAACTTTGGTTTTCAATCAGGTTTAACAATACACCATTGGCTCGAAAAAGGACTATGCCCTCTGGAGATTTTGTTTCAAACACATAACTTCCATGATTTCGTTTTTCAAATTGGATTACCTTGTTTCCCATCCATTGTTCGATGAGTTCTGGTTCTGTATGAGCCTTAAAGACAAGAGATGCTGGTAAATCAAATTCACGTTCAATCATTAACTCTTGTTTGCCGTCTTCGGCGATCACTTTTGTTTTGAGTTCCATTCCAAATTCCTTATTCTCAAACGATTTTCATTATGCCTTCGGTTTATATTGTTTCATCACGGATTCCAATTTGTTAAACCTGTCGTCCCAGAGTTTACGGAAAGGTTCGATGAAATGGGCAATTTCCTTCATCTTATTTGGGTTTAGGTGGTAGTACATCTCACGGCCAATGGGTTCTCTTTGTAACAGATCACATTCGGTTAAGATGAGTAGGTGTTTGGAAATGGTAGGTCGTTTGGAATCAAATTGGGAAGCAATCGCTCCCGCTGTCATGGATTGGGTGGCCACAAGGAGGAGGATGGCCCGCCTTGTGGGATCTGCAATTGCCTGAAACACATCTCTTCGTAAATCCATTATGTAGCCATTTGACTAATCAATTATATGTAGTCATTTGGCAACACATTTTTTTGCCTGCATTCAATGCTAAATTTGGAAAACCAGATTCTATCCTGCGCCAGGGAAACGGAGGGCGAAGGTCCTAGTGGCGATTCGCCAACTAGGACGGGAGCGAACGCGGACCCCGGAGTGGCCCGGTCGTTAATGTTTGGGAGTTTGGCTTTCGAACCAATCCGAGGCGCCCAAATCTTTGCCCTAATGAATGGATGATCTGGAAGTCCTTAGACCGGCTTTTTTCTTCGGATCCTTTTGGATTGGCGAGGTCCTGACTGTCATGAGTTTGTGGCATGAAACAACAGAACGGAAATAACAAAAGGTATTTGGGCTTACGAATTCTTTTTGATTTTGTCGGCAACAAACGCTTTGTAGGCGGGGCTACCAAAACTCACATCCATCCGAATGATTTCTGGTGCAATGTAAGGATGGTGTTTCATGATATATGCTTCGATCGCATCATACTTGTCAGCTTTTGCCTTGAGTAGGATTTTGTTTTCGGTATCGACTGTGATTTTGCCTTCCCAAAGGTAAACCAGTTCGACTTCAGGGAAAATGGTTCCTGAGACGATGATCCCTTGTTCCAACATTTCAGAGATTTGTTCTTCCGCCATGTCGCGGTCGCCTATTGTGGTAAATACTAAAATTTCTTCCGATGCCATGTTGTCCTACTGTTGGTACTAGGATCGGATGTGGAAGGGCAAATCCTTATTCTTTTGGTGTGTCCTTTTGCAAATAACTTTGGATTCCATCTTTGGCTTTGTCTAAAATGCCAGATTCACGAAGGCTACGAACCACTCTTTGCCAGAATTTTACTTTGCCTTCTAATTCGATCCAACCAAGTGTTAAGTCCATTCGTTTGATCTTGAGTAACATCCTTAATTCGGACAAAGTCATATCTTTTGGGTCTTTGTCGAGGTAACGGTTGTGGTCTTGGAAGGGGTTAAATACCATACAAATTATTTACGGAAGACAAAAGATAAAAAGAGGATTGCAAAAACTAAAAATCCAAACCCAGTTCCGAAACTCGCAAGGATGGGATCCCCACTTACTAAAAACTTTTGAATGCTTAAGAATACTCCGTACGAAGTGTACACAAGCCCAAGAAAGATGAGAATGAGAGCAGTGAATACCCAAACCGTTTTTTTAACAAATTTTTGCACATAAAACTGTACATTTTTTTGTAAATATATCACCATCACTTCGATGTATGATACAAGTTTGGCGATGAACTCTTCGAAGGTGGCTTTTAAACCACCTTTTTTGCGTTGTTTAGAGTGTTTTTCGTCCAATTATTTCTTCTTAAAAAACCAACCAAGGGCAAGGCCAAGACCAAGTCCAACTCCAAAACCAATCACAGCTGCTTTTTGTGGATTTTCTTTTACATAGGAACCCACATTATCGATCACTTCTTTGGCACGAATGGATGCTTCTTCGCTTGCTTTTCCTAACTTTTGTTTGATGTCACTTACTTGTTCCATATACTTCTCCTTGGCTCTTTGTTCAATTTCCTTGGCTTTTTTCTCATACAACTTAATTTCGTCGATGAGGGACTTTTCTTTTTTCACTTCTTCCATAACGTATGTTAGTCTGGTACAACTATGTTTTCAAAATTGTCAGTGAAACGATATCCAATTCCCCAAATGGTTTCAATCCATTCTGGTTGCGCGGAATTTTTTTCCAGTTTGGAACGAATGCGTTTGATATGGCTATCAATCATCCTTTCAAAACCATCCCATTCCACTCCCCAAACGGATTCCAAAATCATTTCACGAGAAAAAACTTTTCCTGGTGAACCAGCGAGTAGTTGTAAAATGTCGAATTCTTTCCGTGAGATGTTGATGATGTTTTCGTTTAACGTAACACGACGACGAATGGAATCAATTTTTAAGGCACCACGAATGATCTCACCCGCTTGGCCCACATTTGGTTTGATCCCAATTTTTTTATCCCAACGACGAAAAAAAACGTCTACACGAGTTTTGAGTTCCCGAACGGAAAATGGTTTTGTGATGTAATCATCAGCACCTAACTCGAGTCCCATGATTCGATCAATTTCTTCCGTTCTTGCAGAAAGGATAAAAATTGGAGTACTTTCGTCTGATTTCCGAATGCTACGGCAAATTTCCATACCATCAATGTCTGGAAGTGAAAGGTCAAGAATCACTAAATCAGGATGATTGGATTTATAAAATTTCAATCCATCTTCGCCATTTTCAAAAACGGAGGTGGTGTAATGAGCAGAATCGAGAGATTTCCGGATTAGGTTCCCGATGTCCGGATCGTCCTCAATTACCAAAATATTTTTCATGTTTTTCCCTTGAGTTCTTTCTCAATTTGGTTCTTGTAGTAGAAAAAAAAAGTAAAAAATGGAATCGGGAACACAAAGAGAACTAAAATCGTGGGCAATGTTTGCCATCACAGGAACAAGGCTACGTCCCTTGGAAGTGACGGAAAAATTAGGCCTAACTCCCGACTATTACCATGGTGGGGATGTAAAAGACATCGAAAATATGACAATTCCGAGTCATTGGCAGCTCAATTCTAAGTTAGGACCTGAATTCGCTGCCCAAGATCATATTTGGGACATCCTCAAAACTCTTGGACCCGTTCGCAAAGAACTGAAAGAGTTCACAGAAAATTTTACTTCTACGATTTACGTCTCGGTTGAGTTTGCGTCTGAGTTTACCAAAGGAGTCACTCTCGACAGAAGGACGATGCTTTTGTTAGGTGAAATGGGTGTCGAATTGGAAATTATCCCCTGGGAACTCGGTGGGACTCCCTGAGGGTGGTTTCATTGGGGAATACCAATCGGATGAGGCCAAATCGTTTGAGGTAATGGTAACTGGATAGGGTGAGACCATTCAAAACCAAAACTCTTTTTTTCAATCGAAGGTCTCTTGCCATATTCAAGAGTTTGGTGAGAAGGGTGATGGGTAAATAGGGCATATTCGAGAGGTCGATTTGGATATGGGATCTGGTTTGGAAAAATAACATATGCATCACAGAGTCCAATTCTTCTTCCATCTCCGCATGTACGTCTTTGGAGGAGATGACAATTTCATAGGCGTTTTGGATTTCCCTTACATTTAGGTATTTGGTTTTTTTTGCCATCGGAGGTTAGGTTTGCACGTTCTACCAAAAGAGACACTCATTTTTCGTTCCAAAGTTTTACAAACCGTACGAGAGATTTTGACACGAAACGAATTTTTGGAAGTGGATACTCCCTCTCTGAAACCCATCGTCGGTATGGAACCGTACTTGGATCCCTTCGAAGTGCACTCTCCCTCTGGAAAAGAAAAGGGTTATCTCATCACTTCTCCCGAGTACAGCTTAAAACAAATGATGGCAACGGGCCTCACTCGTATCTTTGAGTTGGCCCATACCTACAGGTCAGGCGAAGTGGGAAGTTCGTACCATACAAAAGAGTTTCTCATGTTAGAACTTTATGCAGAAGGAATGGATGATGAAGTGCTTCTACACTTTATCGAAAAATTTTTACGGGAACTGATCTTTACAGTTGGGATACCAAAACTTCACAACCAATTGTCCAAACCAGGATTTATCCGACGTTTTACAGTACAGTCAGTGTTTCTCATCCACCTTGGGCATGGATTTGAAAGAGAAAATTTGATCCCAACCATCATGAAACAAAAGTTAACCTCTGCATCCTTTGAGGAATTACAAACTTGGCAATATGAAGATTTGTTCTTTTTGGTGTTCTTAAATTGTATCGAACCGAAACTAGGGGAAGGGATTGTTTTTTTGTATGATTACCCTCCGGAATGTGCCGCTCTTGCTAGAATTGAGAAGGGAGTTGCCAAACGATTTGAAATTTATTGGGACGGATTGGAACTTGCCAATGCCTTTTATGAATTGAATGACCCAAAAGAACAACGAAAACGATTTGCAGACGAACAAGCATTACGTGCAAAACTCGGGAAAGAAGTATTTCCAATGGATGAGGATTTTTTAGAGGCTCTCGGAAATGGATTTCCTAATTGTTCGGGAATTTCCATTGGGATGGATAGACTGATTTTAAAACTTTTGGGGAAAAGCGGACTCGCGGAAGTGAGCCCGTATTGGATGGAATTGTAAAAGATTTATTCCTCTTCGGATTGGAACTTCTCACAAGCTTGTGGGATTTTCCCTTCTTCTAATTCAGCACAGGAAAACGCAGCCATTTCCTTTGTACATTGTTTCATGTCTTCTATGTCTTGTTTGGTGAGTTTTTTGGTTGGTTTTTCGTTACTTGGCTTTTGGCCTTCAACGACGTATTGTTTGTAACGA is a window from the Leptospira ellinghausenii genome containing:
- a CDS encoding DUF4279 domain-containing protein; translation: MESGTQRELKSWAMFAITGTRLRPLEVTEKLGLTPDYYHGGDVKDIENMTIPSHWQLNSKLGPEFAAQDHIWDILKTLGPVRKELKEFTENFTSTIYVSVEFASEFTKGVTLDRRTMLLLGEMGVELEIIPWELGGTP
- a CDS encoding SRPBCC family protein produces the protein MELKTKVIAEDGKQELMIEREFDLPASLVFKAHTEPELIEQWMGNKVIQFEKRNHGSYVFETKSPEGIVLFRANGVLLNLIENQSFVRTFEMENTGFPIQLEFFTIESISENKSKLTMQIVFQSVEQRDKLLKMPFAQGINMAHNRLQTITKQ
- a CDS encoding response regulator transcription factor, with product MKNILVIEDDPDIGNLIRKSLDSAHYTTSVFENGEDGLKFYKSNHPDLVILDLSLPDIDGMEICRSIRKSDESTPIFILSARTEEIDRIMGLELGADDYITKPFSVRELKTRVDVFFRRWDKKIGIKPNVGQAGEIIRGALKIDSIRRRVTLNENIINISRKEFDILQLLAGSPGKVFSREMILESVWGVEWDGFERMIDSHIKRIRSKLEKNSAQPEWIETIWGIGYRFTDNFENIVVPD
- a CDS encoding LBF_4227 family protein is translated as MDEKHSKQRKKGGLKATFEEFIAKLVSYIEVMVIYLQKNVQFYVQKFVKKTVWVFTALILIFLGLVYTSYGVFLSIQKFLVSGDPILASFGTGFGFLVFAILFLSFVFRK
- the cutA gene encoding divalent-cation tolerance protein CutA, with protein sequence MASEEILVFTTIGDRDMAEEQISEMLEQGIIVSGTIFPEVELVYLWEGKITVDTENKILLKAKADKYDAIEAYIMKHHPYIAPEIIRMDVSFGSPAYKAFVADKIKKNS
- a CDS encoding amino acid--tRNA ligase-related protein, translating into MHVLPKETLIFRSKVLQTVREILTRNEFLEVDTPSLKPIVGMEPYLDPFEVHSPSGKEKGYLITSPEYSLKQMMATGLTRIFELAHTYRSGEVGSSYHTKEFLMLELYAEGMDDEVLLHFIEKFLRELIFTVGIPKLHNQLSKPGFIRRFTVQSVFLIHLGHGFERENLIPTIMKQKLTSASFEELQTWQYEDLFFLVFLNCIEPKLGEGIVFLYDYPPECAALARIEKGVAKRFEIYWDGLELANAFYELNDPKEQRKRFADEQALRAKLGKEVFPMDEDFLEALGNGFPNCSGISIGMDRLILKLLGKSGLAEVSPYWMEL
- a CDS encoding ArsR/SmtB family transcription factor; this encodes MDLRRDVFQAIADPTRRAILLLVATQSMTAGAIASQFDSKRPTISKHLLILTECDLLQREPIGREMYYHLNPNKMKEIAHFIEPFRKLWDDRFNKLESVMKQYKPKA
- a CDS encoding DUF883 family protein — translated: MEEVKKEKSLIDEIKLYEKKAKEIEQRAKEKYMEQVSDIKQKLGKASEEASIRAKEVIDNVGSYVKENPQKAAVIGFGVGLGLGLALGWFFKKK